The window AGTcgaagaaacaaacaaatgttAAACCAGTAAGAAATGCCTTCAGTCACTTATCTGACTTGGTATTGAACGGGAAAGACCAGTAAAAGATGGCAGCAATTATATCAGCATAGGATTACCTTTATCATCCTCTTCATCTTCCAACCTACCACTGCTCCCAGAATCCATATCTATGGCAATCGCAACTTGGTCATTATTGCCTTTGCGCAAACTGCGGACTTGAGGTGCAACGGAGGTCCCAGCTACTGCCCAGTTGTTTTTCTATCAAAAATCCACAAAATAAAGTCATTAGTGACATTACAATACTCTGAAAGAGGCCTCTAAAATGTGACTTTGTAAATAAATAACATATAAAAATCTCACCGCAGGCTCAACCTCAACAATTTCAGAGGTGCTGCTAGTTCCCCGGCCAGAATCTCCCACACTGTCAAGCAAATTTAGCCGTGATTCCTTCTCATGTAAATACTTCTCAAGAGTTTCTCCTTTGCGTGTTAATTCTTCTACCTTACTCCTTTCTACTTGCAACAGTGTATCCTTACTTTCAGCCACAGCTCGTAGATCCCCCAATTCTTGAATTACAAAATCAatctttttctttaatatttcCTTGTGGTCAGAAACTTGATCATTGTTCTGATCCCCATTGTGCATCCCGAACCAAGCAATATTCATATCAAACCATGTTAGTAACTCATGGATCTCTTCCGAATTTCTCTTGTTGCTGGTTTGTGATGCAACAAGAACATCATTCGTGCACCTAGTGATCTCTTGCCTTAAGAAGGATATCTCATCATCCCGTTCTTGCAACTGTGATTGGAGCTTTTCCACCTCAGCAAGGAGGCTTGCAGATAGATGATGTAGCTCATCAAACTTACTGACAGTGATGGAAAGCTTTTTCATAACCTTCCCGCGGGAAGTGTCAAGGTTCTCCAAATCTAGGTTCTTTTGTTCCACAACCTTTTCCAGTTCCTTGATCCTGGAAGTGTGACCTTGCATCTGCACCTCCTCATCATCAAGTGCTTGCATTAGGTCCTCAATCTCTGCAATCACAAGCAATTTTGATAATTGGTGCCAAAATAACCATTTTAAATTTcacttaaagaaaaaaataattatttgaaaatgtgTTAAATTCAACAGCAGTAACTGAAACTATAGTAGATTCAATAACTGACCTTGATCTTTAGCAGCAATCACATCAGTCAGTGATCTGACCCTCTCTTGTAAGTCGGTAGAAGTAGCACAGCCATCTTCTAACTCATTCACTCTCTGCTCCAATAAGTTACGTTCGCCCTTCATCACTTCCACCCGTTTCTCCAAATCATGCACCAAAGATTTTGAAGATTGAAGCTCCGTTGAATAACTCGTTGCAGCTGCTTCAGCTTGCTTGATTTGACTTACAAGCTCCATGCAAATCCTTTCCTTTTGAATGTCCTTCTCCTGAAGCTCTTTCTGCAACTTTGAAATGGTAATCTTCAACTCCTTTTGGCCACCTTCCACAATTTCAGTTGTCAGAGAACCAAAATCACTCACAGTTGACAATAGCGTGTCTGTCATACTCCTGACATGTTCCTCAGAGCGAAACTGATCTTCTCCACTAAATGAAAGTCCATCCTCAGAAAGTTCTGCTAGCTTCAAAATCATCCCTTGTTCTCCAGCAGACCAACCATTTCCAACCAATTCAGCTTTTCTTCTACCCATTTCCATAACTGATTTAGTGCATGCTTCAAAAAGCAAGGCAATATTTCTGCGCAAAAGAAGAAGCTCATTGTCCTTTTCCTTTTCAACCATTTCCATATGCAACAAGTCTCTCTTCAAGGCTTCAAATGACTCATTTTTGGAAGTTAATTCTCCACGAACAATTGCCATTGATTTAGATATACTGCTAGCCTTTTCATGTAATGAAATTGAGTGTTCATCTAATTTTTCTTCAAGCAAACCAATCTCGATCTCCAGTTCTTGCAGATAATGCCTTACATAAGTAAagatttcaattataaaattgtcatcatcatcatattGACCATGCATGTTGGAGTCTGACCAAGAATTCGTCAAAATAAAGTTCTCCTGAACAGGGAAGCCAAAATTAACAGATGAGAAAATAATGAACGAAATGatactaaattaaaataataagagTGAAGAGTGCTTCACATCAAATTTAAAGACTATAATTGCCATACAAAATATAACAGTAAAATTATAAACAATTATGATACAAGAATAATAGTCCTTAGTGATGATGATAATAACAGTAAAGGTAATGATAAGATTATTACTATAATCCAAAGTGGCGTGACTGTATTTATTTCTTCATTCTTAATCCCACATACTGTACCATGAGTCCCAATTACTTTTAGCAAAGCTAATGCCATGCCATCTGTCACATCGCCTTCTAACCAATAAGTTGGAATTTATAAATAAAGCACAGACCTATAAAATAAATAGACCAGAGAGATACATATACATGAAATCAATTCTTCAATAATCATTTCTAACTTAAAGGGCTTCATTTCTATTTCTAACCAGCTCACTGCAGTCAACAAAGCATACATTTTTCAAACAAAACCATTGCACTCGTTTGACTTTAAATGAAGTTTACTTGAATTTTCGGGCGCAGGGAAGGTACAACAGAGTTGAAACAAAGGCATACAAAATAAAGGACCTATAATTGCTAGAAAACGGCCTTTGACAAGCCATATAGAATGATAAGAATATTGAAATACGGCATATCATACTGGAACAAATAATCAAGCGTGCACATAAAAAAAAGTACCTTGTCTGATTTACTCGTGATGAATCCATCGCTTGTAGTGAAAAGGGGCACATCAACCACATCAGCAGCACTGCTTGATTTGAGGCAGGAACCAATACCAGACTCCAGGTTTTGCAAAAATACCAAGTCCTGGTGAAAAACAGCAGCCAATAAACTACTAACATCATGAAACCCCTTCCTGAGTTGATCTACACCAGACTTCAGTCCTGAAAATTCAGAAAATTGGTGTTTTCTTTCCTCAGAGTGAGCAgtagaaaccagttcaagacgTACAAGAGCTTCGAGTTTGGCGGCCTCTGCAAGATCCCTTTCCTTGGAGAGTATAGCAAGTTCACTCGCAGATTTTGCTAGCTCTTCCTGGAGACCATCATTTCTCTCTTGAACCTCATTCAGTTCTGCAAGGAGTAGCTCTGCTGCTCTTTTGGATTTCCTAGCTTCTTGTTCTGAAGAAGCCATATTCGCACGCATATCACAGCACATTTTCCCAATCTGTTCTAACTTCAAAACTGGATCACCAGAATTAGCATCCTCTGCAACATCAATGTTTCCTAGAATATTTATGATTAAGCTCAAAGTATTTCCTTTCTCCTGCAAATTGTTCTCAGTTTCTTTCAAACAATTCCGCAAGAATAAACTCTCAGACTGTAGGGCTTCTACCCTCCCTGGATAAGCGGACAAATCCCTGAACTTTTGTTCATATTCTGCAAGTTTACCTTCGCCTATCTTGATCTCAGATCTCAAGCGTTCCACCTCAGAATTGATCTCATCAATATTTTGTTTCAGACTGTCACGCTGTTGCACCAATTGCTTTCCTTTTCTAACTGCAACACTTAACTTCTCTCTAACAGAAGCTGACTTCTGCTCCTCCTGATTAAGAAGCCCTTGCAACTCATTCACTTTTTTATCTAGCACTTCTAACTCACAAGCCAAAGACCGTTGCTTCTCCACATATccatctctctcctccttcacatcaaaaatttcacgTTGAACCTCCTCCAACTCTTGCTTCAAAGCAACTATATCTGATTTAGCAATATCAGGTGTACTTGTGCTTCTCGCTTCAACAACCATTGCTTCAGAAATTTCAGTACCATCAGCTGCAACCCCAAACACTGGTTTCTCGGAGGAAAGAGTTGCATAATTCTCTAAAAGCTCATTCAGTAACCCTTCCAAGCACTCAATGCTTCTTTCACCAGAATACTGAGACTTTGTTCCAGAATCCTGCAATGCATCAGTAATCAGACCCTGCAACCTTCTTATATCATCTTCTATGCTGAGAATTTGCTTCTCATTCCCTCGCAGCTTGGCTACATTCTCCTGCAAATCAGACACTTCCTCCTGCAGTTTTTCATTCTCAAGCTCAAACTCAGCTGCCTTTGCTGAAAGTTTATCATGATCATTGCTCAGAAGCTCCAATCTTTGAGAAAGATTATTTCTCTCATCAATAAATGTCTGGAGGTCTTCCTCAAGGTCAGACGTCCTCCTTCTTGAGTCTTCCAAATCAGCAGTTAGCGATGCACAATGGCTCTCAAGGTTAACAATCTTCTGCTGGAGAGACACATTCTCACCCTGCACCTCCGAAAGTTCTTTTCTTAACCACTCAATCCTATCCTCAGGTTCCATGGACCGCAGATGCGATGGCATATCAATCCTGTCTAAAAGTTCCTCCCATCTCTGGACTAAGTTGTTCCTTTCCATTAAAGATTGCTCTAACATTTCATTCTGTTCGGCCAACCCGTAGAACTTACTTTGAAGTTcatcatattttcttttgaaatcaTCACTGGAATCTGAACTTGGCTGTACATCATCTTTCCAGGAATCCATAACAACAAAACCAGCATCAGAATATGAACCTCCTCCAGCAGAACTCTTCTGATCTGAATCTGTCAGAGGAAAACTGTTTCTAGTAGCTGACCTAGCCAGCCAATCGATTTTTTCAATAATATCTCTCGAATGAAAATGCTCTGGCAGATCAAGGTCTTCTAAAATCTCTTCTATTCTCTGAAGGACAGAGTCTTTGAGAAGGAATGATTCTCTTAATGCAGTAGCAGAATTGCGAATGTATGAAAGCTCAGATTCCAGAGCTTCCACACGCTCACCAGCTTCTGAATATGCCTTGAGCTTTGTTTCAACCTCAAGAAGCCTGGAATCTTTGAATTGCAGCTCCTGTAAGAATCTTTCCAGTTCACTAGATTTCTCTGTAAGGGACTGCTTGAGACCATCTCGCTGAACAATCAAGCCTTTCCCCTTGGAGACAGCAATGCTAAGCTTCTCTCTCAGGGAAGACACCCGTTGCTCTGATTGTTCAAGTTCATTTAGTTTCTCTTGTAACTCAGAACGGGCAACAAGAAGGGCTTCCTCAACCTGACGTAAACTTTCCCTGAGAACAATGGTTTCACTTTCAAGCTGGAAACACGAGGCATTTAACTGCTGTATTTCTTCCTGCATTGAAGTAGATTCCATCACCTTAGATTGAAAACCTTCTTTAGATAAGCCTACCTGCGCATCAGCCTCCTTGAACTTCTGAACAAGACACGATACCAATGATTCCAAGTGTGAAGCAAGCATTTTATCTTCTTGAAACTCAGCATGTTCCACTTCTAGAACACCTTCAATATCTTCTATTAACTTCTGAATAGCACTTGAATCCAGGCATCTTTGTCTCAGTTCCTCAAATTCTTCTGTTCTAACCATCAACTCTGAATTTAGCTTCTTGTTAACAGATTGGAGTTGCAATCCCTCACTCAGAAAATTCTCCAGCTGTTCTATGATGGTTTCATAAATACTGTAATCCAGAGGATCAGGAAGCCTTTCATTTTCCAGGTTCATCTCACTTTCATCTATAGACCCATGCAAAACTTTAAGAAGTTTTCTAAGGTTGCCATACAACTTGTGCAGCATTTCACCAGCCAATTCATTCTTTACATGGAGATCTTCACATTTCTCATTCACTTCTTTGTGTAAAATACATATAGCATCACGGTCTGTTTGAGAACTTTTAAGTTTCTTCGTCAGATCTTTAATAACAGTGATGGCATCATAAACAGAAGCAACGAAATGGCTTGTATCCAAACAATAATTAGACACTGGTGTGGTTGTGGTGAAACTCCCAATAGACTCACCAAGCTTTCCAATCGCTTCAACAACCGGAGCGAGAGTGGAATCCCAATGCTGCTCAAGTATCAAGACCCTCTCTGCCGCTTCCTTGTGAAAATTTTCTAATTGATCAGAGATCTGAGATACTGTGTCATTTGAACTCAGATGTAAATCATGCAATCGACTCTGCAATTGATTAATTCTTGATTCATACTTATGTAGCTTTCTTCCAActtccatgttttctgcttcgAGATTAGTAACTTGTAGTCTTAAGGACTCACAGAGAACTACAAGCTCACTGTTCCTTGTTTCAATGCTGACCCTATGTTGTTCTAAAGCTTCATATAGGACACCAAGCTCAATGTTGGTTGCTTCCAGTTTCTTGCTATGTTCCTCCAAGTCTTCATACTGAACTTTAAGCTCCCCGAATGTAGC of the Pyrus communis chromosome 1, drPyrComm1.1, whole genome shotgun sequence genome contains:
- the LOC137728724 gene encoding trans-Golgi network-localized SYP41-interacting protein 1-like isoform X2; protein product: MQEADGLDAKNCNRSQEADMELKGDDRISSSELDRTFESFSGQAPSLDKQTDTLYEASDREVELAGDKSVALSEIDRTAETFPDLESSIDDQTGKADEASLSTGATMSGGLSVSDLALPEADRSLVVSAAMENRQETEDVPGGEEHGALLEDHHQKKGLQRPPEANMVIPDKEWTASPVADVSSISLSQLTEVVRRLSEEEFRVLMKSIESVSNAFQGTTNLIVPEHVFPEMFERLKEELLLTHLTKDISDLQLVQQSEMQVEFDCQHDQLLDETSLLRASLQEVREKNQCLAEELSECRCELQAVVSGKEEFQGRLQTAKAEVEEFSARAIESHSSLERSQQDLLSLSAELADCKSLVAALQVENEKLNGSIALWDEDRKKLLEQNDLYLHEKEKLSAELVDGKSSVEALQDQISSLSGSLGSVTEGRKKLAEEKEHLSSENDKLSIEVADSKNTVLALQVENGNLNRSLSLVTEERKKLEEETKHIFSENEKLAIELAASKNLILDLQVENEKLNGSLALVTGEREKLEEEKDYSAHEIEKLSLEILVLQERLSDEHEEHKRLEVDLKETTTRLEKLSEENNFLTSSLDILKAKIREVDNSGIKIASQAGEGGDQVELSEVRSRSHEIETENEKYHQDSEGSFIMVEKPSSDGSGGGSPVLNLGREVFEDSFGFVALKGRVEEAEKMLNKLVQEIEGICSRSELLNRSGDKVSTLPVLKLIQAFESKVHLDEHDGEERGLTDNQSPADSIASVREQTGNLRALFEQLLLDAANASELLKEERDGRKTANATFGELKVQYEDLEEHSKKLEATNIELGVLYEALEQHRVSIETRNSELVVLCESLRLQVTNLEAENMEVGRKLHKYESRINQLQSRLHDLHLSSNDTVSQISDQLENFHKEAAERVLILEQHWDSTLAPVVEAIGKLGESIGSFTTTTPVSNYCLDTSHFVASVYDAITVIKDLTKKLKSSQTDRDAICILHKEVNEKCEDLHVKNELAGEMLHKLYGNLRKLLKVLHGSIDESEMNLENERLPDPLDYSIYETIIEQLENFLSEGLQLQSVNKKLNSELMVRTEEFEELRQRCLDSSAIQKLIEDIEGVLEVEHAEFQEDKMLASHLESLVSCLVQKFKEADAQVGLSKEGFQSKVMESTSMQEEIQQLNASCFQLESETIVLRESLRQVEEALLVARSELQEKLNELEQSEQRVSSLREKLSIAVSKGKGLIVQRDGLKQSLTEKSSELERFLQELQFKDSRLLEVETKLKAYSEAGERVEALESELSYIRNSATALRESFLLKDSVLQRIEEILEDLDLPEHFHSRDIIEKIDWLARSATRNSFPLTDSDQKSSAGGGSYSDAGFVVMDSWKDDVQPSSDSSDDFKRKYDELQSKFYGLAEQNEMLEQSLMERNNLVQRWEELLDRIDMPSHLRSMEPEDRIEWLRKELSEVQGENVSLQQKIVNLESHCASLTADLEDSRRRTSDLEEDLQTFIDERNNLSQRLELLSNDHDKLSAKAAEFELENEKLQEEVSDLQENVAKLRGNEKQILSIEDDIRRLQGLITDALQDSGTKSQYSGERSIECLEGLLNELLENYATLSSEKPVFGVAADGTEISEAMVVEARSTSTPDIAKSDIVALKQELEEVQREIFDVKEERDGYVEKQRSLACELEVLDKKVNELQGLLNQEEQKSASVREKLSVAVRKGKQLVQQRDSLKQNIDEINSEVERLRSEIKIGEGKLAEYEQKFRDLSAYPGRVEALQSESLFLRNCLKETENNLQEKGNTLSLIINILGNIDVAEDANSGDPVLKLEQIGKMCCDMRANMASSEQEARKSKRAAELLLAELNEVQERNDGLQEELAKSASELAILSKERDLAEAAKLEALVRLELVSTAHSEERKHQFSEFSGLKSGVDQLRKGFHDVSSLLAAVFHQDLVFLQNLESGIGSCLKSSSAADVVDVPLFTTSDGFITSKSDKENFILTNSWSDSNMHGQYDDDDNFIIEIFTYVRHYLQELEIEIGLLEEKLDEHSISLHEKASSISKSMAIVRGELTSKNESFEALKRDLLHMEMVEKEKDNELLLLRRNIALLFEACTKSVMEMGRRKAELVGNGWSAGEQGMILKLAELSEDGLSFSGEDQFRSEEHVRSMTDTLLSTVSDFGSLTTEIVEGGQKELKITISKLQKELQEKDIQKERICMELVSQIKQAEAAATSYSTELQSSKSLVHDLEKRVEVMKGERNLLEQRVNELEDGCATSTDLQERVRSLTDVIAAKDQEIEDLMQALDDEEVQMQGHTSRIKELEKVVEQKNLDLENLDTSRGKVMKKLSITVSKFDELHHLSASLLAEVEKLQSQLQERDDEISFLRQEITRCTNDVLVASQTSNKRNSEEIHELLTWFDMNIAWFGMHNGDQNNDQVSDHKEILKKKIDFVIQELGDLRAVAESKDTLLQVERSKVEELTRKGETLEKYLHEKESRLNLLDSVGDSGRGTSSTSEIVEVEPAKNNWAVAGTSVAPQVRSLRKGNNDQVAIAIDMDSGSSGRLEDEEDDKVHGFKSLTTSRIVPRFTRPVSDMVDGLWMSCDRALMRKPVLRLGIILYWAVLHALLATFAI
- the LOC137728724 gene encoding trans-Golgi network-localized SYP41-interacting protein 1-like isoform X1 translates to MDKNKSRTDLLAAGRKKLQQFRQKKDGKGSGSGKSTKTSDKSEKHEADADVVSSATKPTAVPQTPEGETESHVDANLENINSSGSHSGEISTASDINAAAPLTVPITHERNAVETLIYQNAESASQEVGFSKHDVNFSTMNVGENTGGTDAEVARVSSLDSSHVMDSRVLAKDANMSISVDVLAQPTSVDDTDQTKGRDEESLPPSQNINTSLVQEREDQVTDVGAMQEADGLDAKNCNRSQEADMELKGDDRISSSELDRTFESFSGQAPSLDKQTDTLYEASDREVELAGDKSVALSEIDRTAETFPDLESSIDDQTGKADEASLSTGATMSGGLSVSDLALPEADRSLVVSAAMENRQETEDVPGGEEHGALLEDHHQKKGLQRPPEANMVIPDKEWTASPVADVSSISLSQLTEVVRRLSEEEFRVLMKSIESVSNAFQGTTNLIVPEHVFPEMFERLKEELLLTHLTKDISDLQLVQQSEMQVEFDCQHDQLLDETSLLRASLQEVREKNQCLAEELSECRCELQAVVSGKEEFQGRLQTAKAEVEEFSARAIESHSSLERSQQDLLSLSAELADCKSLVAALQVENEKLNGSIALWDEDRKKLLEQNDLYLHEKEKLSAELVDGKSSVEALQDQISSLSGSLGSVTEGRKKLAEEKEHLSSENDKLSIEVADSKNTVLALQVENGNLNRSLSLVTEERKKLEEETKHIFSENEKLAIELAASKNLILDLQVENEKLNGSLALVTGEREKLEEEKDYSAHEIEKLSLEILVLQERLSDEHEEHKRLEVDLKETTTRLEKLSEENNFLTSSLDILKAKIREVDNSGIKIASQAGEGGDQVELSEVRSRSHEIETENEKYHQDSEGSFIMVEKPSSDGSGGGSPVLNLGREVFEDSFGFVALKGRVEEAEKMLNKLVQEIEGICSRSELLNRSGDKVSTLPVLKLIQAFESKVHLDEHDGEERGLTDNQSPADSIASVREQTGNLRALFEQLLLDAANASELLKEERDGRKTANATFGELKVQYEDLEEHSKKLEATNIELGVLYEALEQHRVSIETRNSELVVLCESLRLQVTNLEAENMEVGRKLHKYESRINQLQSRLHDLHLSSNDTVSQISDQLENFHKEAAERVLILEQHWDSTLAPVVEAIGKLGESIGSFTTTTPVSNYCLDTSHFVASVYDAITVIKDLTKKLKSSQTDRDAICILHKEVNEKCEDLHVKNELAGEMLHKLYGNLRKLLKVLHGSIDESEMNLENERLPDPLDYSIYETIIEQLENFLSEGLQLQSVNKKLNSELMVRTEEFEELRQRCLDSSAIQKLIEDIEGVLEVEHAEFQEDKMLASHLESLVSCLVQKFKEADAQVGLSKEGFQSKVMESTSMQEEIQQLNASCFQLESETIVLRESLRQVEEALLVARSELQEKLNELEQSEQRVSSLREKLSIAVSKGKGLIVQRDGLKQSLTEKSSELERFLQELQFKDSRLLEVETKLKAYSEAGERVEALESELSYIRNSATALRESFLLKDSVLQRIEEILEDLDLPEHFHSRDIIEKIDWLARSATRNSFPLTDSDQKSSAGGGSYSDAGFVVMDSWKDDVQPSSDSSDDFKRKYDELQSKFYGLAEQNEMLEQSLMERNNLVQRWEELLDRIDMPSHLRSMEPEDRIEWLRKELSEVQGENVSLQQKIVNLESHCASLTADLEDSRRRTSDLEEDLQTFIDERNNLSQRLELLSNDHDKLSAKAAEFELENEKLQEEVSDLQENVAKLRGNEKQILSIEDDIRRLQGLITDALQDSGTKSQYSGERSIECLEGLLNELLENYATLSSEKPVFGVAADGTEISEAMVVEARSTSTPDIAKSDIVALKQELEEVQREIFDVKEERDGYVEKQRSLACELEVLDKKVNELQGLLNQEEQKSASVREKLSVAVRKGKQLVQQRDSLKQNIDEINSEVERLRSEIKIGEGKLAEYEQKFRDLSAYPGRVEALQSESLFLRNCLKETENNLQEKGNTLSLIINILGNIDVAEDANSGDPVLKLEQIGKMCCDMRANMASSEQEARKSKRAAELLLAELNEVQERNDGLQEELAKSASELAILSKERDLAEAAKLEALVRLELVSTAHSEERKHQFSEFSGLKSGVDQLRKGFHDVSSLLAAVFHQDLVFLQNLESGIGSCLKSSSAADVVDVPLFTTSDGFITSKSDKENFILTNSWSDSNMHGQYDDDDNFIIEIFTYVRHYLQELEIEIGLLEEKLDEHSISLHEKASSISKSMAIVRGELTSKNESFEALKRDLLHMEMVEKEKDNELLLLRRNIALLFEACTKSVMEMGRRKAELVGNGWSAGEQGMILKLAELSEDGLSFSGEDQFRSEEHVRSMTDTLLSTVSDFGSLTTEIVEGGQKELKITISKLQKELQEKDIQKERICMELVSQIKQAEAAATSYSTELQSSKSLVHDLEKRVEVMKGERNLLEQRVNELEDGCATSTDLQERVRSLTDVIAAKDQEIEDLMQALDDEEVQMQGHTSRIKELEKVVEQKNLDLENLDTSRGKVMKKLSITVSKFDELHHLSASLLAEVEKLQSQLQERDDEISFLRQEITRCTNDVLVASQTSNKRNSEEIHELLTWFDMNIAWFGMHNGDQNNDQVSDHKEILKKKIDFVIQELGDLRAVAESKDTLLQVERSKVEELTRKGETLEKYLHEKESRLNLLDSVGDSGRGTSSTSEIVEVEPAKNNWAVAGTSVAPQVRSLRKGNNDQVAIAIDMDSGSSGRLEDEEDDKVHGFKSLTTSRIVPRFTRPVSDMVDGLWMSCDRALMRKPVLRLGIILYWAVLHALLATFAI
- the LOC137728724 gene encoding trans-Golgi network-localized SYP41-interacting protein 1-like isoform X3; translated protein: MELKGDDRISSSELDRTFESFSGQAPSLDKQTDTLYEASDREVELAGDKSVALSEIDRTAETFPDLESSIDDQTGKADEASLSTGATMSGGLSVSDLALPEADRSLVVSAAMENRQETEDVPGGEEHGALLEDHHQKKGLQRPPEANMVIPDKEWTASPVADVSSISLSQLTEVVRRLSEEEFRVLMKSIESVSNAFQGTTNLIVPEHVFPEMFERLKEELLLTHLTKDISDLQLVQQSEMQVEFDCQHDQLLDETSLLRASLQEVREKNQCLAEELSECRCELQAVVSGKEEFQGRLQTAKAEVEEFSARAIESHSSLERSQQDLLSLSAELADCKSLVAALQVENEKLNGSIALWDEDRKKLLEQNDLYLHEKEKLSAELVDGKSSVEALQDQISSLSGSLGSVTEGRKKLAEEKEHLSSENDKLSIEVADSKNTVLALQVENGNLNRSLSLVTEERKKLEEETKHIFSENEKLAIELAASKNLILDLQVENEKLNGSLALVTGEREKLEEEKDYSAHEIEKLSLEILVLQERLSDEHEEHKRLEVDLKETTTRLEKLSEENNFLTSSLDILKAKIREVDNSGIKIASQAGEGGDQVELSEVRSRSHEIETENEKYHQDSEGSFIMVEKPSSDGSGGGSPVLNLGREVFEDSFGFVALKGRVEEAEKMLNKLVQEIEGICSRSELLNRSGDKVSTLPVLKLIQAFESKVHLDEHDGEERGLTDNQSPADSIASVREQTGNLRALFEQLLLDAANASELLKEERDGRKTANATFGELKVQYEDLEEHSKKLEATNIELGVLYEALEQHRVSIETRNSELVVLCESLRLQVTNLEAENMEVGRKLHKYESRINQLQSRLHDLHLSSNDTVSQISDQLENFHKEAAERVLILEQHWDSTLAPVVEAIGKLGESIGSFTTTTPVSNYCLDTSHFVASVYDAITVIKDLTKKLKSSQTDRDAICILHKEVNEKCEDLHVKNELAGEMLHKLYGNLRKLLKVLHGSIDESEMNLENERLPDPLDYSIYETIIEQLENFLSEGLQLQSVNKKLNSELMVRTEEFEELRQRCLDSSAIQKLIEDIEGVLEVEHAEFQEDKMLASHLESLVSCLVQKFKEADAQVGLSKEGFQSKVMESTSMQEEIQQLNASCFQLESETIVLRESLRQVEEALLVARSELQEKLNELEQSEQRVSSLREKLSIAVSKGKGLIVQRDGLKQSLTEKSSELERFLQELQFKDSRLLEVETKLKAYSEAGERVEALESELSYIRNSATALRESFLLKDSVLQRIEEILEDLDLPEHFHSRDIIEKIDWLARSATRNSFPLTDSDQKSSAGGGSYSDAGFVVMDSWKDDVQPSSDSSDDFKRKYDELQSKFYGLAEQNEMLEQSLMERNNLVQRWEELLDRIDMPSHLRSMEPEDRIEWLRKELSEVQGENVSLQQKIVNLESHCASLTADLEDSRRRTSDLEEDLQTFIDERNNLSQRLELLSNDHDKLSAKAAEFELENEKLQEEVSDLQENVAKLRGNEKQILSIEDDIRRLQGLITDALQDSGTKSQYSGERSIECLEGLLNELLENYATLSSEKPVFGVAADGTEISEAMVVEARSTSTPDIAKSDIVALKQELEEVQREIFDVKEERDGYVEKQRSLACELEVLDKKVNELQGLLNQEEQKSASVREKLSVAVRKGKQLVQQRDSLKQNIDEINSEVERLRSEIKIGEGKLAEYEQKFRDLSAYPGRVEALQSESLFLRNCLKETENNLQEKGNTLSLIINILGNIDVAEDANSGDPVLKLEQIGKMCCDMRANMASSEQEARKSKRAAELLLAELNEVQERNDGLQEELAKSASELAILSKERDLAEAAKLEALVRLELVSTAHSEERKHQFSEFSGLKSGVDQLRKGFHDVSSLLAAVFHQDLVFLQNLESGIGSCLKSSSAADVVDVPLFTTSDGFITSKSDKENFILTNSWSDSNMHGQYDDDDNFIIEIFTYVRHYLQELEIEIGLLEEKLDEHSISLHEKASSISKSMAIVRGELTSKNESFEALKRDLLHMEMVEKEKDNELLLLRRNIALLFEACTKSVMEMGRRKAELVGNGWSAGEQGMILKLAELSEDGLSFSGEDQFRSEEHVRSMTDTLLSTVSDFGSLTTEIVEGGQKELKITISKLQKELQEKDIQKERICMELVSQIKQAEAAATSYSTELQSSKSLVHDLEKRVEVMKGERNLLEQRVNELEDGCATSTDLQERVRSLTDVIAAKDQEIEDLMQALDDEEVQMQGHTSRIKELEKVVEQKNLDLENLDTSRGKVMKKLSITVSKFDELHHLSASLLAEVEKLQSQLQERDDEISFLRQEITRCTNDVLVASQTSNKRNSEEIHELLTWFDMNIAWFGMHNGDQNNDQVSDHKEILKKKIDFVIQELGDLRAVAESKDTLLQVERSKVEELTRKGETLEKYLHEKESRLNLLDSVGDSGRGTSSTSEIVEVEPAKNNWAVAGTSVAPQVRSLRKGNNDQVAIAIDMDSGSSGRLEDEEDDKVHGFKSLTTSRIVPRFTRPVSDMVDGLWMSCDRALMRKPVLRLGIILYWAVLHALLATFAI